The Juglans microcarpa x Juglans regia isolate MS1-56 chromosome 2S, Jm3101_v1.0, whole genome shotgun sequence genome has a window encoding:
- the LOC121253515 gene encoding uncharacterized protein LOC121253515, whose protein sequence is MVSEGSSPTRTETSSNSMLSSDNSLVPNGSNSACTLPLVTINTSNQLPYKLTSSNYPFWRATFLTILIGYDLMKYLDGTFRCPPTHTVNSSASAHLARLFATKSWAWIKQLKEDLTLIQRGSRTVSVFLHAVKVIADELSLIDAPVSDDDLTLYVLNDLGSEF, encoded by the exons ATGGTATCAGAAGGTTCCTCTCCCACGAGAACAGAAACGTCCTCCAACTCCATGTTGTCAAGTGATAATTCTTTGGTGCCCAATGGCTCCAACTCTGCGTGTACACTACCTCTTGTTACTATCAACACTTCCAACCAATTGCCCTACAAACTCACATCTTCAAATTATCCTTTCTGGCGTGCAACTTTTCTCACCATTCTCATTGGTTATGATCTGATGAAATATTTGGACGGCACTTTTCGGTGTCCTCCTACACATACTGTGAATTCTTCTGCGTCTGCT CATCTGGCTCGCTTGTTTGCCACCAAATCATGGGCATGGATCAAGCAGTTGAAGGAAGATCTCACCCTTATTCAACGGGGTTCCCGCACGGTGTCTGTGTTCCTTCATGCAGTTAAGGTAATTGCTGATGAACTCTCTTTGATTGATGCACCAGTTTCGGATGATGATTTGACGTTATATGTGCTTAATGACCTTGGTTCTGAGTTTTGA